A region from the Sphingomonas flavescens genome encodes:
- a CDS encoding NADH:flavin oxidoreductase/NADH oxidase — translation MCQYSAEDGSMTDWHTIHLGHLALSGAALLTIEATGVTPEGRISYGDTGLWSDANEEAMARVLASVRRWSDMPIAIQLGHAGRKASTDKPWFGGKQIAPDHEHGWQTEAPSALPFEAGENPPMALDGAGLDRIRQAFADAAVRAGRLGLAAVQLHGAHGYLLHQFLSPLSNQRNDEYGGSLENRMRFPLEVFDAVRAAFPADRPVTMRVSATDWVEGGWDIEQTIEFARALEARGCAAIHVSSGGLDPRQTIPVGPSYQVPLARAVKQVVNMPVVAVGLITDYEQAEAIVGTGDADMVALARGVLYDPRWPWHAAAHLGAKVQAPPQYHRAAPRGRRDLFDLGE, via the coding sequence ATGTGCCAATATTCGGCCGAGGATGGGTCGATGACCGACTGGCACACGATTCACTTGGGCCATCTGGCATTGTCTGGCGCGGCGCTGCTGACGATCGAGGCCACGGGCGTCACGCCCGAGGGTCGGATCAGCTATGGCGATACGGGTCTGTGGTCCGACGCCAACGAAGAAGCGATGGCGCGCGTGCTGGCGAGCGTCCGGCGCTGGTCGGACATGCCGATCGCCATCCAGCTCGGCCATGCCGGGCGGAAGGCGTCGACCGACAAGCCGTGGTTCGGGGGCAAGCAGATCGCGCCCGACCATGAGCATGGCTGGCAGACCGAAGCGCCTTCGGCGCTGCCGTTCGAAGCGGGCGAGAACCCGCCGATGGCGCTGGACGGCGCGGGGCTGGATCGCATCCGGCAGGCGTTCGCCGATGCGGCGGTGCGCGCCGGTCGGCTGGGGCTCGCCGCAGTGCAATTGCACGGCGCGCACGGCTATCTGCTGCACCAGTTCCTGTCGCCGCTCTCCAACCAGCGCAACGACGAATATGGCGGCAGCCTGGAGAACAGGATGCGGTTTCCGCTGGAAGTGTTCGACGCGGTGCGCGCGGCATTCCCGGCGGATCGGCCGGTGACGATGCGCGTGTCCGCGACAGACTGGGTCGAGGGCGGCTGGGACATCGAGCAGACCATCGAGTTCGCGCGGGCGCTGGAGGCGCGCGGTTGCGCGGCGATCCACGTGTCCAGCGGCGGGCTCGATCCGCGCCAGACGATCCCGGTCGGGCCGAGCTACCAGGTGCCGCTGGCGCGCGCGGTGAAGCAGGTGGTGAACATGCCGGTCGTCGCGGTCGGGCTGATCACCGATTACGAGCAGGCGGAGGCGATCGTCGGCACCGGCGATGCTGACATGGTCGCGCTTGCGCGGGGCGTCCTCTATGATCCGCGCTGGCCCTGGCACGCCGCGGCGCATCTCGGCGCGAAGGTGCAGGCGCCGCCGCAATATCATCGCGCAGCCCCGCGCGGCCGCCGCGACCTGTTCGATTTGGGCGAGTGA
- a CDS encoding LLM class flavin-dependent oxidoreductase, producing the protein MMVQIPLSVLDLSPVPQGSDTGTSLRNSADLARHAEELGYQRFWMAEHHSMPGIASAATAVALSYVGSQTSTIRIGAGGIMLPNHAPLIIAEQFGTLESLYPGRVDLGLGRAPGTDQAAAYAMRRNLSSDADQFPQDVVELMRYFRGENGRVRAIPGEGLSIPLWILGSSLFGAQLAASLGLPYAFASHFAPQMMMEAIKIYRERFEPSEQLAEPYVMLGFNAIVADSDEEAELLATSVQQAFVALRTGHPIQLPPPKRGYTDELPLEARAILRSVLSVSAIGSPETARRQVEEFVERTKPDELMVTAQVFDHQARLRSYELLMQAVQQPAAVPAQ; encoded by the coding sequence ATGATGGTTCAAATTCCCCTGTCCGTCCTTGACCTGTCGCCAGTGCCTCAGGGCAGCGACACGGGGACATCTCTCCGCAACTCCGCCGATCTGGCGCGGCATGCGGAAGAGTTGGGTTACCAGCGCTTTTGGATGGCCGAGCATCATTCTATGCCGGGGATCGCCAGCGCGGCGACGGCGGTGGCACTTAGCTACGTCGGTTCGCAGACCTCGACCATCCGCATTGGGGCTGGCGGAATCATGCTGCCGAACCATGCTCCGCTGATCATTGCCGAGCAGTTCGGTACGCTGGAGTCGCTTTATCCCGGCCGCGTGGATCTGGGGCTGGGCCGCGCGCCCGGCACGGACCAGGCGGCGGCCTATGCGATGCGGCGCAACCTGTCGTCGGATGCCGACCAGTTCCCGCAGGATGTCGTCGAACTGATGCGCTATTTCCGCGGCGAGAATGGCCGGGTGCGTGCCATTCCCGGCGAAGGTCTGAGCATTCCGCTGTGGATCTTGGGATCGAGCCTGTTCGGCGCGCAGCTCGCGGCGTCGCTGGGCCTGCCCTACGCCTTCGCGTCGCACTTTGCACCGCAGATGATGATGGAGGCGATCAAGATCTATCGCGAGCGCTTCGAGCCGTCCGAGCAGCTCGCCGAGCCTTACGTCATGCTCGGCTTCAACGCGATCGTCGCCGACAGCGACGAGGAAGCTGAATTGCTGGCGACCTCGGTGCAGCAGGCATTTGTGGCGTTGCGCACAGGCCATCCGATCCAGCTCCCGCCGCCCAAGCGCGGCTATACCGACGAGCTTCCGCTCGAGGCGCGCGCGATCCTGCGCTCCGTCCTGTCCGTATCGGCAATCGGCAGCCCGGAAACAGCACGGCGGCAGGTCGAGGAATTCGTCGAGCGGACCAAGCCCGACGAGTTGATGGTCACCGCGCAGGTCTTCGATCATCAGGCGCGGCTGCGTTCGTACGAATTGCTCATGCAGGCCGTGCAGCAGCCTGCCGCTGTGCCCGCTCAGTAG